A section of the Triticum dicoccoides isolate Atlit2015 ecotype Zavitan chromosome 7A, WEW_v2.0, whole genome shotgun sequence genome encodes:
- the LOC119328644 gene encoding uncharacterized protein LOC119328644, protein METKNIAALVFLIAALLCHLRTGYAQRSCGKSDITIAVRKTGMVVGRQPEYEATIGTSCSCPMKDVRVWCGGLEDSAVPLDGGKVEVDEGVCVLKQPVVRGSPLVLRYSSVVPVNFRVFNAAPYC, encoded by the exons ATGGAAACCAAGAATATTGCAGCTCTCGTCTTCCTCATCGCTGCCCTTCTTTGCCACCTGCGCACAG GTTACGCCCAGCGATCCTGCGGAAAGTCGGACATCACGATCGCGGTGCGCAAGACGGGGATGGTGGTGGGCAGGCAGCCGGAGTACGAGGCGACGATCGGGACGTCGTGCTCGTGCCCGATGAAGGACGTGCGCGTGTGGTGCGGTGGCCTGGAGGACAGCGCAGTGCCGCTGGACGGCGGCAAGGTGGAGGTGGACGAGGGGGTGTGCGTCCTCAAGCAGCCTGTCGTGAGGGGCTCGCCGCTCGTCTTGAGGTACTCATCGGTGGTGCCGGTGAACTTCAGGGTGTTCAACGCGGCCCCTTACTGCTAA